ATTTGATTCAGAATTCGgtgaattttcattttgatttttagaaGACGTCGATTCTCCCTCGCCCTCAGCAGATGAACTGCTCAATTTTCTCCctataacaaattttcaaattgataattagaaaatgatgtttttttaaaattacaattcaaaaaattacataaataatcacAAATAGATCCATTGgtactaaagaaattaaaaaatttctgtttatttTCTGTAGGCATATTATACAATTTACGTTTACAcagtgaattatttttatgatttgctgtaaataaattgtagattagtaaataatttaacaactGTTATGTTTAAAAGTCAAATCTtctagtaaaatattatttactatcatttattttatcattttttcgctCCAACTTCAAAGTTATCGAATATATTCCATATTTATggtgtaaaattttatcaacgtCATTGTAGTGCTTGAGTCGATACTTTTGCCCACTGAATATCAATTCTTTTTGCATACTTTCGAGCCATGTTTGCTGATGGCCTATCACTGAACCCGGGCGGCAGATTCGTGCCCAGGCAATAGCTTCTTTGGCAgtcattttataatgttttattaaatatgcaCAAATTAATGACCCAGTTCGTCCTAATCCCgcctaaatttaaataaattttttatttaatttaatatattgacaaaaaatattctaatatgTATACATCGTagtctttttataaaaacgtcTAAGTATCAAATGAAATACACATTCTTATGTgtttagttttgttctcgACTACCAGTTCTAAGCctgctttattttttatgattttaaaggTCATACTTATGTCTTAGCGTAGTAGTcatataatgaatataattattgattacatataaatttaaataaaattattaaatttcaatttttaaatttcgcgccaaggtGGCGCTACTGCGCGTTGCTGCATTCAGCGTTCAGAAATTTGCTAAAGTGGGGGTGAAGAATCAAATCGCACGATCGGTTGCTTTGTAGCAACTGACGGTTCGATAGCGacagtcagtatcatcgacaATGGCAGTTGTAGTCCAGATCCTTCTTTACGGTTAAATTGAAACACAGTACTGCAGTTAATTCGCGGTAttgtctataaaatttattgttcataataattgtttaattaaaatgtgtagtgtttgtaaaatttaaattgtgtaaaGTGTCAGTGTTGTTGTTGAATGttgagtgttcagtgctagtgAAAAGTGTTGCGaattgctgatgctgatgacttccaagttcctgagcccaatcatctggcatcgtctggtgggaaatagcagtcaagtgacgttttttagctgcggtacacttggagcaatttaaatcaaatctccaagtgtatttggacacccttctgcatattatttctccaccaaggtttgttAAAACACttgcgtgttttttttttaattttcaaaattcttttatCATATTCTGctgccattttattttaacgtacgatttcatttttcttcaatttctaataatttattttttgaatatttaaatttaccgcgaaattaatgaaaataattaataaatttttaatgaaaataaaaatttacgagtatattttgtaatcaaattaatataattattaatatatagaaattttcatgaaattattaaatttcaatttttaaatttcgcgccaaggtGGCGCTACTGCGCGTTGCTGTGTTCaacgttcaaatttttactaaagtGGGGGTGGGGGAATCGAATCGCAAAATCGATTGCTGTGTACCAGCTAGCGGTCCAATAGCGACAGTCAGTATCATGCATAATGGCAGTTATAGTCCAGATTTTTCTTTACGTTTGAATTGAAATACAGTATTGCAGTTAAGCCGTGTAAAATTGTGaagtgattataaaattaatcttttgttaatttaaagtgTGTAAAGTATCTGTGGTGTAGTTAAGAGTTGAGTGTTTAGTGTTAGTGAAAAGTTTtgttgctgatgctgatatcttccaagttcctgagcctaatcatctggcatcgtctggtgagAAATAGCAgtcaagtgacgttttttagctgcaatacacttggagcaatttaattcaaatctccaagtgtattaggacacccttctgcatattatttctccaccaaggtttgtttCAACActtgtgtgttttttttttaatctttaaatattttttgtcatgttctgccgccattttatttccacgtacgattttaaattttctccaatttttaataatttattttccaaacttgtctatttttttctatttttggtTTATcgttttgagaattttaacggaggcttataTATACAATGAGATGTCTGGtacgaaattcaaataagtGGTTAAGTGGGGGAAGTTGTTTGGATTCAGTAATTGTCGATTGAGGGGAAAAGACTTATTACGAACAGGCTTATGGCGGGTAGTCGACTgtgacaattttattgaatttgcAAAACAATTACTttccaatattttatttattaaattaaaaaaattttttagtaactagatttatgtaattactataaatagttaaaaataatttatctattattttttttttaccttgcAATGAACTGCAATTGGTCCATTAGTAATCTCAGCGATGTACAAAAATTGACAAAGAACTTTACGTGATGGTACACTTCCATCAGGTAAATAAATGTCATAATGATTGATTCCAACTCTAGTGAATCTGagcaatcaaatttaaaaaaaaaaaaaataaaaaagtcttttatgaaatacattttaatgattattctaaagataattgaaaaaaaattgatacctCGAAGAATCATAAGATTCTTTGTTCAATCTTATGATtgtatttacattattttctataaaatagtCATAGTAGTGTTCCGGAGGATGGTAGGGAGTTCTCGGTTCGGTGCTCGGACCCGTGAatgccaaaaatttttgaggcaCGATCCAATTTAAATCACCGTTCTTAACtttctcatatttttcatattcagATATATCAAAATcatcgaaattaaaaaatccaaaagttaCTGCTTTGTACAGAGCATTTAAACAAtctagattaattaaaaatttaattgcaattaGAATTGCTGGTCAGAATTTAATGGAATTTTACATATCACcagataatgataaaaaaaaaaaattcaggtaattttttaagagttACAGAAAACTAGTAAAACTTGTATTCTCATATATTTCATATGTTAAATATAAGTGTCAAtttagcagacatcagagaaatttaaaatcataaataaatagagtaaataattttaaaaataaaattaaaaaaaaaatgcgcatttaaaaaattttttaattaataagtgcattttttataaatatttttttttaattatttactctatttaattataattttaaatttgtctattgtctgctacatttacactcgtgagttaaatttaatttttctctgtagcttttcaaaaatttaaatggagATTTGTCTTATCATTGTCTactaatatttcaaattttattg
This genomic window from Microplitis demolitor isolate Queensland-Clemson2020A chromosome 6, iyMicDemo2.1a, whole genome shotgun sequence contains:
- the LOC103574177 gene encoding dual specificity protein phosphatase CDC14AB-like codes for the protein MAYHQNSDSPKNNSTKISEFISHEKSANNNCDLNSIKSHPDINYIAEFIVNKFYFAILIEGKTVPRNIADVKFLNTDDEFIYHNFYNDFGPLNLGCLYKYCFKVNKILNNSRNRHKQIVHYCVKNDEKKANAAFLITSYAILYLNKYPKDAHKSLVDGNISLKPFQDASMGHSIYRLRLQDCLNALYKAVTFGFFNFDDFDISEYEKYEKVKNGDLNWIVPQKFLAFTGPSTEPRTPYHPPEHYYDYFIENNVNTIIRLNKESYDSSRFTRVGINHYDIYLPDGSVPSRKVLCQFLYIAEITNGPIAVHCKAGLGRTGSLICAYLIKHYKMTAKEAIAWARICRPGSVIGHQQTWLESMQKELIFSGQKYRLKHYNDVDKILHHKYGIYSITLKLERKNDKINDTNHKNNSLCKRKLYNMPTENKQKFFNFFSTNGSICDYLWRKLSSSSAEGEGESTSSKNQNENSPNSESNTRKSTTIGRSTE